The following is a genomic window from Nodosilinea sp. PGN35.
CCCCAAACTGCCGCTGTAAGTAGGCCAGGTTGTAGTCACTCACCGTCACCACCGTGGCCGCATCCCGCAGCTTGCGGCGCAGATCCTCCGGATCCACCGACTCGTGAAAGATATCCTTAGCGTGGGCGGTAAAGCTGTAGGGCACCCCGGCAAAGTGGGCCGCCAGCCGCGCCACGCTAGTTGCCACGCTGCCAAAGTGGGCGTGCAGATGGGTAAGGCCCCGCAGACGGATCTCCTGGGCCAGCCACGCCGCCTGGTACACCACGCTAGAGCGCTCCTCGCTGGCCAGGGCCAGCTTTTCCCACACCTCCGGGAACACCTTTGCCGCCTCTTTTAGCTCTGACCAGAAATAGGTGGCCGAGTTGGGCGTCAGCGTGGTGATCGACGGATTGCTGCGCCCCTGAGCGGGCTTGCGCAGGTAGGTGACCGGGGCCCGCACCCGCGAAATTTTGTCCTGAAAGTGAGTATCTGCCGGGGGGCGCAGGGCAAAGATGTGCACCTCGGTACCCGCCGCCTCGTGGGCGAGGATTTCGTTGACGATAAAGGTCTCGGAATAGCGGGGGTAGCGTTTGACGACGTAGGCGATGGGCATGGGGGGTTGGTTTGTAAAATGGGCGATCGCTGGGAAGGGGCAAGTTTTGAATTTTGAGTGTTCAGTTTTGAGTTCTCGAAGTAGCGCTTTAATTCAAAACTCAAAATTCAAAACTCAAAACTAACTCTCCTCTGGCTCAAGACGCCTGCGAATCGGGCAACCTGGCTACAGCCAGGAGATTTTGCAGCTCATCCACCAGGCGGCTGAGGCCGTCGAGGTTCACAGGCGAAGGGCTGGCAGAAGGCAAAGGCTGCTGTAGCCACTGGGTAATGCGATCGGGGCTGAGGTTCGTGGGGTGGAGCAGGTCAACCAGGCCCAAACGGCGGAGGCGATCGCCGCGAATCCACTGTTCTTGACGGGGCTTAATGCGGGGCACCAGCAGGGCAGGCTTTTGGTAGGCAAGAATTTCGCAGGTGGTGTTGTAGCCGCCCATGGCCACGACGCGGCTGGCCTGACGCAACAGCAGGGTGGGTTCAGCCAGATATTCCACCAGACGCAGGCGGGGGTTGGCCTGGGCGAAGGCAGACAGACGAGCGTTGGCCGCAGCGGGCATGAAGGGGCCAGTGAGCAACACCCCCATCATGCCGGGGGGAAATGTCGCTTGGGCAAAGGCTTCGGCCAGATGGGCCCCGTCTTGGCCGCCGCCCACCTGACAGAAGACCAGCTTGCAGTGATTGGGTAGCCCCAGCTGCTGCACCTGGGTTGCGGCGGCGGCGGTCGCGTACTGGAGACGAGTGCGGGGGTCGAGGTAGCCTAGAGGATGCAGCTTGGCCACCACATCCGCCGGAAAGCGGTATTCCTGGCGCAGATCGTAGACCGCCGGATCACCGTAGACCCAAACCGCGTCGTAGTAGCGACGAATCGCGTCAATATTCTCAGCCCGATGCCAGTCGCGGCGCACGGTAGCGGGGGTGTCGAGCACGTCCCGTAGGCCCAGCACGCAGCGGGTGCTGAGCCGACGGCGAATGTAGTCTAAAGTGGCATCGAGCTCGCGCACCGCGCCTCGGGGCACGTTATCGACAATCAGCACGTCGGGCTGAAAATTTTTGGCAGCGGAGAGAATGATCTGCGATCGCAGCTGCACAATCTCCTGCAACCCTACCCCCAGCCGCCGCGCCGCGTACTGGCCGTCGCTGTTTTTAGCGAGGGCCGGCAGAGTCAGCGTGTCCATCCCCGCCACCGTGGGGATGGGGTTGGCGTCGCCCATGCCGCTCACCAGCAGAATGTCGGCCTCTAGACCGGCACTGCCAATGGCCTGGGCGATCAGCAGATTGCGGCGCTTGTGCCCCAGCCCCATGGTGTCGTGGGAATAGAGCATAATGCGGGGCTTAGAACCGGAGGCTAGCGGGGCGATCGCCTGACCCTGCCGCTGCCTGCCCCTGCGCTTAGGCCTTGCCAGCGGCTTCAGAGATAACATCTGTGACTGAGTACGACTGTGTGTGTGCAAAACGGCCTCCCGATGACTCAGAGCGATTTAATTAAGTCATTTCAGGTTAAAGATGGGTTAAATTCCCGACAGGTTCCCGAAAAACTCTAAATTTGCCCAAAAATGGAGAATTTTGGGAGAAATCATGCCTCCCCATTCTCATTTTGTCGTCCCTGTCTAAAGTCTCCGTGAAGGTTAAATGAGACCTTTCTCACAGAGCAGCACCAAATCCCTGCCGCCAGAGCCACCACCCACCGACACAGCCCCCTCCTCCTATTGAGACCATCTAGAGACCCTAAAACCCTTTCCACCCGGCAAGCTGTAAACGTCCAAACGGTTGCACGTTCACAGGAAAGCTGTATCAACCAGATTGGCTCTAGCTGTACATCCCGTAGATTGTGCAGTGGTCATTTTGAATTTAGGTTGCTAAAGTAAGTTAGCTTTGAGTTTTGTAAAGAAAGCATTAACAAGGCTTATACGTGGTGACGTTTGGTGATATGCCGAGTCGCCCTCCACCGTGAGGAGTTTCCTTTGACCATGTCTGCCATCACCATTTTTTGCGATTTTGACGGCCCCATTGCCGATGTCTCCGATCGCTACTACGCCACCTACCGTCAGGGGCTAGCCTGGGCCCAAACCACTGCCCAGGCGCAGGGAGATCCCCTGACCGTGCGCTACCTGTCCAAATCTCAGTTTTGGACCTTCAAGCAAAACCGCATCCCCGATCGCCAGATTGCCCACTGGTCTGGCCTCAACGGCTGCCAAATCGACGCCTTCTTGGCTCAGGTAAGCCGCATCGTCAACCAGGCTACCCTGCTCAACTACGACCAGGTGCAGCCCCAGGCCCGCGCCGGGCTCGATATTTTGCGCCAGTGCGGCGTGCGGGTGGTGCTCGTCACCCTGCGCCCCCCCGATCAGGTGCTAGAGTTTCTCGCCCAGCACGATCTGGAATGGGCCATTAGCGACCTCTACGGCATGCCCCAGATCGAAGCGGCTTACCACAACCAGGCCAGCCACAAGGTAGACCTGCTGCGGCGGGCGATCGCCACCCAGCAGCGCCAGGGCTACGACCTCCGCCACAGTTGGATGGTTGGCGACACTGAAGCCGACATTATGGCGGGGCAAACCCTGGGAATCGACACCGTCGCCGTCACCTGCGGCATTCGCAGCAGCAGCTATCTGCAAGGGTTTCGCCCTACACACCTGTTGCCCGATCTGTGGACGGCCTGCCAAAAACTGCAACAGCGCGTCACCCTAGGGCAACGCCCCTAGCCTTGCTCACACCCCTACAGAGAACCCTCGCGCCTGTGTACCTTTGGGCAGAGGCCAAAGGTACACAGCTATAGCTGCGGTCTACCCACGATCCCTAGGGTTCAGCGATGTAGCGATCCCACCAGCGATTGAGGGGATAATACAGAGCCGGAGCCCAAAGACTGCTCAAAATAGCAGAGCTGAGCGCCACCCGCTGATGGTACATCCAGATTCTGCCCAGGGGTGGATACAGTGAATTGGCCGACAACAGCTGGTCAAGACTGATTTGCAGGGCCAGCACCGTTTCTGCAATGACCGCCATGGCAAACACAATCAGCGCCACTGACACAATGTCTTCTTGCAAGTAGCGCTGCTTTTGCAGGCGTGCGGTTAGTACCCCAACTACAATCAGGCTGAGGGTATGGGTTGGGTTGGGCGATGTCATAGCATCTTGCAGCAGGCCCAGCACGAGCCCGGCTAGGGCCGCCTCCCACTGGGTGCGTTTAATGCTCCAGGCTACGACCCAAATCAGCAGCCAGTGGGGCGCTACCCCCAGCAGTTCCATGCCCGGTATGCGGCTGGGCAACAGCAGCAGACAAACCAGAACCGATGCGACTGTTACCAGGCTGTTGATCACCCAGGGCTGCCGCCAGAGGGGCAGTGACGATGCCCTTACCCCTAAGGTCATGGCTGGGCTCCGTCGCTGTTTTCAGGGAGCACGCCATTCTCAGGGGTTGCCCCCGGCAGCACGGGCGAGTCTACCGTCTCCTGCGGTTCGAAGGGATGCACGATGGCCCACTCCAGTATGGACAGGGGCGATGACAGCTGAATCACCGCTTCTGGAGCCGGGCTCTTGGTTAGATCGATCGATTCAATGCGCCCGATGGGAATGTCCTGGGGAAACAGGCGGCTGTAGGAGGACGTGACAATTACGTCACCAGCCTTAACATCGGGCAGTTTTTCAAAAAACTCCATGATTACCCGATTGTTAGATTGGCCCCTCACCACCCCCATGGCCCGGCTGCGGCTGACCTTGGCCCCCACCCGACTGGTGGGGTCGCTAATCAACAGCACCCGCGCCGTGCTGGGAGAGACCGCCACTACTCGGCCAATGAGGCCGCCAGGCCCCGTCACCACATGCCCAACGGCTACATCGTCACGGCCACCCCGGTTGAGAATAACGTGCTGCCACCAGTGGTCAGCCCCCCGCCCGATTACCGTTGCCCGCACCCCGTCGAGGGGGGTGGCTGCTTCGTAGTCGCTGAGAGTTTGCAGGGCTCGATTCTGGTTCTCTAGCTCCACAATGCGCTGTTGCAGCTCGAGAATGTAGCTGTTCTCAAACTGCTGCTCGCGGCTCATGCCCGGCTGTAGGGGCCGGGTCAACCAGTGATAGGTTTCATAAATAACGGCACCATCATTGGCCCGCATAAGCCAGGCTGTGGAAATGGCCAGGGTAACCATTCCCGCTTTAAGCGCATGACGTGTCCACCAGCGGCGTAGGGCAAACATAAATTCTGGGTAGATGACGACTCTGGGAATGCCCTACAGGCTCGATCGCCCGCTGAAAACTCGGCCCATCTGGCTGAAGTTTTCGAGTACTCGGCCCGTACCCAGCACTACACAGCTGAGGGGGTCTGCCGCCACATGCACCAAAATGCCGGTTTCATGGCTGATGAGCGTGTCTAGCCCCTTGAGCAGTGCCCCACCCCCGGCCAGCATAATGCCGCGATCGATGATGTCAGCGGCCAGTTCCGGCGGAGTGCGCTCCAGGGTGCGCTTGACGGCTTCGACAATCACCGAAAGCGGTTCGGCCATGCTCTCGCGAATCTCGGCACTCTTGACTGTTACCGTGCGGGGCAGCCCCGAGAGCAGGTGGAGACCCCGCACATCCATAGCGATTTCGTGGTCATCGGGATTGGGGTAGGCTGAGCCAATGGTAATTTTGATCTCCTCGGCGGTGCGCTCCCCGACCACGAGGTTGTGCACCTTTTTCATGTAGCTAGAAATGGCCTCGCTGAGTTCGTCGCCCGCCACCCGTACCGACTCGCTCAGCACAGTGCCCTGCAAGCTCAGCACGGCTACTTCAGTGGTGCCGCCGCCGATGTCTACAATCATGTTGCCGGTGGGTTCGGCTACGGGCAGACCGGCCCCAATGGCGGCAGCTACGGGCTCATCGATCAAATACACCGTGCGGGCTCCAGCCTGCTGGGCGGCATCCATCACGGCGCGGCGCTCAACGCCGGTTACTCCGCTGGGAATGCCAATGACGATGCGGGGCGACACCAGGGTGCGGCCTTCGTGCACCTGACGAATAAAGTGCTTGAGCATTAGCTCGGCGGTGTCAAAGTCGGCAATTACACCGTCTCTCAGGGGGCGCAGCGCCACGACGTTGCCAGGGGTACGGCCCAGCATGCGCTTAGCTTCTTCCCCAACCGCCAGGGGTTTCTTTTCGACTTGATCAATGGCCACTACGGAGGGCTCTTGCAGCACCACCCCTTTACCAGAGACGTACACCAGAGTATTGGCCGTACCGAGGTCAATACCCATATCGCGAGAAAATCTGTCGAAGAAAGCCACAGGCAATAACGCCCCTACATCAAGAAAAGACAGTGAACCAATGCTAAGGCATGCCCCTAGGGGCCAACATTGACATCGAAGTGGATTCTATTACGTTTCGTATCGATGCGTCTAGCAAGAAAATATATATCGGTTAAGGGATAGTCGCGGTGTCGGCTGCCAGGCGTCTCAGCACTCCGCAGCGTGGGCCTTGGGGGGTGACGGTGACTCTGCCCCAGGTCAATGCTGCACAGCCTGCCCCATGACGTTTTCCATGGGTGGTGAGTTCCTGACGGATGCCTGACGGATGCTCGGGGTTTCGCCTACAATGCTGGGGCAAGTGTTGGGTAAGCAGTCATGACGATCAATGTGGTCACTCTGGTGGGCCGAGTTGGCGCTGATCCAGAGGTTAAATATTTTGAGTCGGGTACGGTGGTGTGCAACCTGACCCTGGCGGTGCGACGGCGCTCGAGCCGAGATGACAAGCCCGACTGGTTTAACCTCGAGCTGTGGGGCAAGAACGCTGAAGTGGCGGCTAACTACGTGCGCAAGGGCAGCCTAATCGGCATCAGCGGTGCCCTCAAACTAGATCACTGGCAGGATCGCTCCAGCGGGGCGGCCCGCTCGAAACCGGTGGTGCGGGTAGATAGGCTGGATTTACTCGGCTCGCGACGAGATAATGAGTCGGCGATGAACTACAGCGACGATGAGTTTTAGCCGATATTTGATGTATTCAAATATTTGACCATTCGCGTCTAGGGCGAACGTTTTTAGGGGGCAGCGGGGCCAACTTCCTCAAGCCAGTCAAAAATCTGGCTGAGCTGCTCTGTGCTGACTAGACCGTACTGCCAAAGCGCCATGGGGAGCAAGTTGGTGGTCTGACCAGCTTTGCGCAATCCCATGGCGATCGCCTCAGAGGACACGGCCAGTTCGCTCTGAAGGAATTCAATTAGCTGCTTTTGGCGTTGCGAGGGCATAGAGGTGAGGGCAGGGAATGGTTAGCCAATACTATAGCGGCTCTGCCTCGACCCTGCCTCTGCCCTCGGGAAGCTGCTGACTCAACCGGGCTCTACCGTTCGGGGCGGCTTTCTAGATAGTTGGCCAGTCGGGTGAGGGTGTCGTTGAGCTTTTCTTCTACGGTTGGTTCAGGGTCGGCAGCGGCCCGTCTCAGCTTTAGCCGCTCGAAGGCGCGGATAATGAAGTAGAGCACTAGGGCAATGATCAAAAAATCGACGACGGTACCCAAAAAGCTGCCCAGGCGAATGCCGGGACCGACTACAGCTTCGCGCCAGTCAGTCCCGGCTCCGGCCAGCAGCGGGTTGATGACGGCAGGCATCAGAATATCTTCAACTAGGGACGAAATGACCGCCCCAAAGGCGCTGCCGATAATCACGGCGATCGCCAGATCGACAACATTACCCTTCAGGGCAAACTCTCTAAAGTCGTCCCAAAAACTGCGGGCACGGGCGCGGGTACGTCGTCCACTCATGCCGTTGGCCATAGATCCTAGCTCCTCACAGGGCGAACACAGCTAAACATCAATACAATGCTTTAATACAGTACACCGCATTTATAAAGAAGCTCTAAAGAAACCGTAGACCTATCCCAGTCCAAATTTCCCCAGCCCAAAACGGGCCGTTGACATCTCCTTGCTCCGCTTAACGGTAGGGCATCGGCAAAGAGCTATTGCCCCGAGCCCGACGCATCAACGTCCTCAATGGCCGTCAATCTGGGCCAGCAGTCGGGCTCAATAGCTTAAAGTAGCGTTAACCCCATCCGGGCTGAGAGAACCTTAAAATTGCGGCGTCCTCTGGGCGTAGCGCTGTGCCGCGCGGCAGTCAATTTAAGCCGCTATTGTAGGGGGGTGTCTGCGGACGAAGTCGAAGGTTGGGTTCAACGGCCACCTCTTTGAAAGACAATTTCTGTCAACGACATGTTTGGGAAAAGGGCGCTGGTGTGGGCTCCTTCCCCGACGGCGGCCAAGGGCCAGCGATAGGCGATCGCTCTTATCCTATTTTGCTGAGGCCAGGCTGTATGTTTGGCCACCCTTTTTGTAGCGGTGGCCGTCCTATCTTAAACTGCACCTCAGGACGTTAGTGAATCCGGTTGAGACCGAGGAGTGACAGGATGGATGCAGCCGCCCTCTGGCAACGCTACAAAGACTGGCTCTATTACCACGAAGGTCTGGGCTTTTACCTGGATGTCAGCCGCATGGGTTTCGATGACGCCTTTGTGGCCGCCATGGAGCCCCGCTTTGAGCGGGCCTTTGCCGATATGGCCGCCCTAGAAGCTGGGGCGATCGCCAACCCCGACGAAGACCGCATGGTGGGCCACTACTGGCTGCGCGACGCCGACCTGGCCCCCACCCCCGAGCTCAAGCAGGACATTCTCGAAACCCTGACCAGCATTGAGCAATTTGCCAGTCAGGTGCGCACCGGGGGCATCTACCCCCCTGGCCGGGAACGGTTTACCGACGTGCTCTCGATTGGCATCGGCGGCTCGGCGTTGGGGCCACAGTTTGTTGCCCAGGCCCTGGGGCCTGACTTTCCGCCATTGGACATTCACTTCATCGACAACACCGACCCCGAGGGCATCGATCGCATTTTGGCCCGCCTCGAAGACAAGCTGCCCACCACCCTGGTGATTGTCACCTCTAAATCGGGGGGCACCGCCGAAACCCGCAACGGCATGGTGGAAGTGCGTACCCGATTTGAGCAGCGGGGGCTGAACTTTCCCAAACAGGCCGTCGCCGTCACCGGGCGGGGCAGCAAACTCGAGCAGCAGGCCCTTGGTGAAGGCTGGCTGACCACGTTTCCCATGCGCGACTGGGTGGGGGGCCGCACCTCCGAGCTATCAGCGGTGGGTCTGCTGCCAGCGGCTCTGCAAAACATCAGCATTCGCTCTATTTTGGGCGGTGCCAGAGAGATGGATGCCGCCACCCGCGTGCCTGAGCTGCGCCGCAACCCCGCCGCGCTCATCGCCCTGGCCTGGTACTACGCGGGCAACGGCAAGGGCGAAAAAGACATGGTGGTGCTGCCCTACAAAGACAGCCTGCTGCTGTTTAGCCGCTACCTGCAGCAGCTGGTGATGGAGTCGCTGGGCAAAGAGAAAGACCTGGATGGCAACCTGGTCTACCAGGGCATCGCCGTCTACGGCAACAAGGGCTCCACCGACCAGCACGCCTACGTGCAGCAGCTGCGCGAGGGCGTGGCCAGCTTCTTTGTCACTTTTATTGAGGTGCTCAAAGACCGCACTGGCGACTCGGTGGAGATGGAGCCCGGTGCCACCAGCGGCGATTTTCTGTTTGGCTTTTTGCAGGGCACCCGCAAAGCCCTCTACGAAAACCAGCGCCAGTCCATCACCCTGACCATCCCCGAGGTCAATGCCCACACCGTGGGGGCGCTGATCGCGCTGTACGAGCGGGCGGTGGGCTTCTACGCGTCGCTGGTAAATATCAACGCCTACCACCAGCCCGGCGTTGAAGCGGGCAAACTGGCGGCTTCGGGGGTACTCGATCTGCAACAGGCGGT
Proteins encoded in this region:
- a CDS encoding glycosyltransferase family protein, producing MLSLKPLARPKRRGRQRQGQAIAPLASGSKPRIMLYSHDTMGLGHKRRNLLIAQAIGSAGLEADILLVSGMGDANPIPTVAGMDTLTLPALAKNSDGQYAARRLGVGLQEIVQLRSQIILSAAKNFQPDVLIVDNVPRGAVRELDATLDYIRRRLSTRCVLGLRDVLDTPATVRRDWHRAENIDAIRRYYDAVWVYGDPAVYDLRQEYRFPADVVAKLHPLGYLDPRTRLQYATAAAATQVQQLGLPNHCKLVFCQVGGGQDGAHLAEAFAQATFPPGMMGVLLTGPFMPAAANARLSAFAQANPRLRLVEYLAEPTLLLRQASRVVAMGGYNTTCEILAYQKPALLVPRIKPRQEQWIRGDRLRRLGLVDLLHPTNLSPDRITQWLQQPLPSASPSPVNLDGLSRLVDELQNLLAVARLPDSQAS
- a CDS encoding HAD family hydrolase codes for the protein MSAITIFCDFDGPIADVSDRYYATYRQGLAWAQTTAQAQGDPLTVRYLSKSQFWTFKQNRIPDRQIAHWSGLNGCQIDAFLAQVSRIVNQATLLNYDQVQPQARAGLDILRQCGVRVVLVTLRPPDQVLEFLAQHDLEWAISDLYGMPQIEAAYHNQASHKVDLLRRAIATQQRQGYDLRHSWMVGDTEADIMAGQTLGIDTVAVTCGIRSSSYLQGFRPTHLLPDLWTACQKLQQRVTLGQRP
- the mreD gene encoding rod shape-determining protein MreD yields the protein MTLGVRASSLPLWRQPWVINSLVTVASVLVCLLLLPSRIPGMELLGVAPHWLLIWVVAWSIKRTQWEAALAGLVLGLLQDAMTSPNPTHTLSLIVVGVLTARLQKQRYLQEDIVSVALIVFAMAVIAETVLALQISLDQLLSANSLYPPLGRIWMYHQRVALSSAILSSLWAPALYYPLNRWWDRYIAEP
- the mreC gene encoding rod shape-determining protein MreC; this encodes MFALRRWWTRHALKAGMVTLAISTAWLMRANDGAVIYETYHWLTRPLQPGMSREQQFENSYILELQQRIVELENQNRALQTLSDYEAATPLDGVRATVIGRGADHWWQHVILNRGGRDDVAVGHVVTGPGGLIGRVVAVSPSTARVLLISDPTSRVGAKVSRSRAMGVVRGQSNNRVIMEFFEKLPDVKAGDVIVTSSYSRLFPQDIPIGRIESIDLTKSPAPEAVIQLSSPLSILEWAIVHPFEPQETVDSPVLPGATPENGVLPENSDGAQP
- a CDS encoding rod shape-determining protein, translating into MAFFDRFSRDMGIDLGTANTLVYVSGKGVVLQEPSVVAIDQVEKKPLAVGEEAKRMLGRTPGNVVALRPLRDGVIADFDTAELMLKHFIRQVHEGRTLVSPRIVIGIPSGVTGVERRAVMDAAQQAGARTVYLIDEPVAAAIGAGLPVAEPTGNMIVDIGGGTTEVAVLSLQGTVLSESVRVAGDELSEAISSYMKKVHNLVVGERTAEEIKITIGSAYPNPDDHEIAMDVRGLHLLSGLPRTVTVKSAEIRESMAEPLSVIVEAVKRTLERTPPELAADIIDRGIMLAGGGALLKGLDTLISHETGILVHVAADPLSCVVLGTGRVLENFSQMGRVFSGRSSL
- a CDS encoding single-stranded DNA-binding protein, encoding MTINVVTLVGRVGADPEVKYFESGTVVCNLTLAVRRRSSRDDKPDWFNLELWGKNAEVAANYVRKGSLIGISGALKLDHWQDRSSGAARSKPVVRVDRLDLLGSRRDNESAMNYSDDEF
- a CDS encoding DUF2949 domain-containing protein, whose translation is MPSQRQKQLIEFLQSELAVSSEAIAMGLRKAGQTTNLLPMALWQYGLVSTEQLSQIFDWLEEVGPAAP
- the mscL gene encoding large conductance mechanosensitive channel protein MscL; amino-acid sequence: MANGMSGRRTRARARSFWDDFREFALKGNVVDLAIAVIIGSAFGAVISSLVEDILMPAVINPLLAGAGTDWREAVVGPGIRLGSFLGTVVDFLIIALVLYFIIRAFERLKLRRAAADPEPTVEEKLNDTLTRLANYLESRPER
- a CDS encoding glucose-6-phosphate isomerase, producing the protein MDAAALWQRYKDWLYYHEGLGFYLDVSRMGFDDAFVAAMEPRFERAFADMAALEAGAIANPDEDRMVGHYWLRDADLAPTPELKQDILETLTSIEQFASQVRTGGIYPPGRERFTDVLSIGIGGSALGPQFVAQALGPDFPPLDIHFIDNTDPEGIDRILARLEDKLPTTLVIVTSKSGGTAETRNGMVEVRTRFEQRGLNFPKQAVAVTGRGSKLEQQALGEGWLTTFPMRDWVGGRTSELSAVGLLPAALQNISIRSILGGAREMDAATRVPELRRNPAALIALAWYYAGNGKGEKDMVVLPYKDSLLLFSRYLQQLVMESLGKEKDLDGNLVYQGIAVYGNKGSTDQHAYVQQLREGVASFFVTFIEVLKDRTGDSVEMEPGATSGDFLFGFLQGTRKALYENQRQSITLTIPEVNAHTVGALIALYERAVGFYASLVNINAYHQPGVEAGKLAASGVLDLQQAVVNALAQSAQPLSLNELAAAAGAPDQVETIYAIARHLHANQRSLVIHGNPGHPEAIKIAALR